The window atattcttaaataattttattatttaaaaaaatatatacattattataaatatatatatgtatatcaATATGGAATTTTTAACAAATCACAGTAAAATAATTAGAAAGAGTATCTTTCTATTCACAATTGAGATGATGGCGATTTTTCTGTTAgctttatttttattgaaTCAGGTAAtccaaatatatatatatatatatttatatatatttccttatttttatataaattcaaATTTGTGATATATTCTTTTACTATTCTTTTTATAGAATTCACAAAATCCATCCAAACATCAAACTACCGAATCTTTAGTGAAATCAgattataaatataatcGAATTTTATCACAAGAATCTTATGAAGAACTAGACGAACCAACAACAAGGTATTTGGATCAATTAATACGGTCAGGAAATAAGAAAACAAgtgacaaaaaaaaattaaaccataaaaaagaaaaaaatgacgacaaaaataatgtagATAACAAAAACAATGACgacaaaaataatgtagATAACAAAAACAATGACgacaaaaataatgtagataacaaaaataatgacgacaaaaataatgtagataacaaaaataatgacgacaaaaataatgtagataacaaaaataatgacgacaaaaataatgtagataacaaaaataatgtagataacaaaaataatgtagataacaaaaataatgtagATAACAAAAACAATAAAAGCAAAAGcaataaaaacaataaaagcaaaagcaaaaaaaacaataacaaaaaataaatataattaacaaaaataagaaattgaaaaattgaaaacagaattatataataatatactataaataaaataaaaagaaaaaaaaaaaaaaaaactttttaataattcttattGTTAAAATATGTACTTTTAATATGTGTACCTGATTTATTATCAAACGGACAATATACCTTCAAAATTGAAAACCATAATTATGCATTTTGTCTATTTATCATGTACTcgaaattattatataaataaaaattatacgtgtattttaattatgcataggatttatataatctgtaaaaattttttacaacttaaaaattctttttaataaattaattctaaatatgtataaataagtattaatatatatataatattgaaCTCATAAATTTGTTATGtaatcattatattttacataatgatattatttacatttacgtatatatattgttaattatatatatatatatatatataatactaaaaaaaaatgcaaaaatgaagaaaatttaactaaatttaaaaataataacataattgataaattaaatatatacttgtacgtattaatatatatatatatatatatatttgatacatatatatattaatattttaaaaatcaACTTTGTCTTCACCAAATTCCTCACTTCTAATTCTTGCAACCTTTTGCATTAAAATACCCAATTTCTTCATTCCTCTTGCTCGTTTTAAGCgaatttttatatcttctCTTTCATCATACAAAACCGTTTCTGCTGCAACTCTAACTATTGATTCAATAATATCCAAAAAGTATACTGTCATAGTTTTTACAAAGGTATGTATTATTCTATgaaacattttatttattgagTATCCATTTGGATAATGACATACCAATTTATCATCgtaattataaaaattattcatttcattataattatacatattacAAGTTACTCCGTGAATCATTAGATGATTTTTTGGCTCTCCTGACAAAATATATCCAATAGAAGAAACTGTTCTAAAACTCCATATCATGGCTTCCTTCCTATTCATTTGTTCTCTATGTTTTGCTTGTTTTCTTGCCTTCTTTTCATCCATACTAAATACTTTTCCTTCTTTTCCAATAAAAGCTCTGGCAACATTTTCATATACCCAACCAACTGATTCTATAATATAGCTTGAAAATTTGGATTCAAGTAAACCCataatttcattttccATTTTTACAATCCAGGTATCCTCATCAACATCTACATATTCTTGTAACCTATcctttaaaaataaaactagtttattttttctttcttcttctttttcatccattttttttattaaatctCCATATTTTTCTAATGAGCTTTTCCCTATTAATgtttcaaatatatttcctCTAGTAAATTGATCAGTtacaaaatttattatagttgttatatcatattttcCTATATATGGAAACAATTGATCTAAACTATAATTAAgcataaataaaatggatGGATCCATTATAAACATATCTTCTGTTACATCTAATCCTTCCTTATGGtatttttctcttttttcCTTATCACTTAATATTTGATATGCTTCGCTAATTTTCTCGAATTccatttttctttttaaatcatTTGTATTCCTAtctaaaaaatattctaaagctaaattataataattattttttatttcatttaatgATGCATCCACATTCacatttaaaatatcataGTAAGTTCTGTCAACATAATAATctaaattaaaatttaaagaaTAAGAGTTATCATCAATATTATAACCttcatcttttatattCCTAATCACACCTGGAGATATTTCATCTATTTCATTCAGGGTTTCTCtttctttataattactattactatttatttcatcactttcaaataaattataattctCAAGTTCctttatattaatatcatGTTCTTTTACAAGTACATCTGAAGAATCATCATCAATAAATTTTGCTGTTTTAATacaatgaaaatatttttctggaactttgttataattttcGTTTGAAAattcatcattataattattaaaaaattcattttcatataaacGTCTCTTTTTATGTGTAAAATTTTTTGAAGTGCAATTCTTTATTGTACATATATCTACTTTCTAtgttaaaataaaaagaataatataataaataaaatatacacataaatatatatatatatatatatatatgtaatcatttaaatatatatcataataatgaatattcttaaaaatataaaaattattcaactaatatataaatatataaatatatatttatatatatatttatatatatttatatatttatatatatttatataattaccaataataaaatatataacatcCCTAAGGTAGttaatataagaaatttACAAAACTTCGAACTTgtaatttttcttttattcttcccatttttatcaaacaaatttataaattcaAATTTGTAATtcacattatttttattcaaaCTCTTTTTAGACATGTTCATATTAGATAAgttaaaatataacatatttacaacaaatttaattatttttaactTATAAAATAGCGTTTCTATTTTAAcatttttgaaatattatattctaaatcagaatattaattttatatatatatgctaaatatacaaaagtttaatcaataaatattaaaaaaggatTCTCATATGTTGTATAATAAAACCATAtgaaaagaagaaaaaaaaataataaataataatacataaataaataaatatatatatatatatatatatatatatatatatattgataaatattttttataattaatatagatatattacaattatataaataagaacatatctaattttttatattactccatcctttttattttattattatatatatattttttttttaatataaaaaataaataaattttttaaattcaaataagaatattatgaattatacatacatatttgtaatatatatatgtgtgttcatattaaaataaaattatttataaacatatattcaattacagaattattttattaaaacagttgtataaatgtataaCACCATTGTGGttatatacttttatacattcttaatataatattaattaaaatataccccccgaaaaaaaaaaaaaaaaaaaaaaaaaattcaaataatttttattaatataaaacataatttttgtttcttttgCAATTTCTATTTTGATATTGTTTATANNNNNNNNNNNNNNNNNNNNNNNNNNNNNNNNNNNNNNNNNNNNNNNNNNNNNNNNNNNNNNNNNNNNNNNNNNNNNNNNNNNNNNNNNNNNNNNNNNNNatatatatataatattatattataaatatattatatattatatatattatatattcttttttatgtaatattaaGTATCTACatcatatttaatatttataatttttttttttaggaaatttttaataaatatatctttaattttttcttaaatatattatcaagGTTCTATAATACaaacaaatattttaaaaaacaaCTTTCGTTATAATATACtgaaataattaatatattaaattacATAGAATAAcaatcatatatatatttatatatatacatatgataaaattatataaaggaacacacattttttttttttttttttttttttttaatttattttattttccaaAGGGTGCACATAGTTGAAACgatattatttattaattatattgaattcttagaaaatataaacaaaacTTATTCTATtaaaatcatatattatgaaaaaacataataataaaaaaaaaaaaaaacaaacaacaaaaaacaaataaacataatataaactaagaacaaatatatcaattatataaacatgtattatatacatttgGACATATTAGATCATTACACCTTATACCTTTATTTGTATTCTATacttatataatttaaaatattgataataaaaaaatactaaataataatttatttaaaataatatagatatttttataaaaaaatattcatatctaaattaatatatatatattattttccttctaacatgtttattatatatatatatatatatatatatatatatatatatatttatttatctatttatttttctcattctatttataataaaaacaatgtattctacaataatataatatatattttatttttatttataaatacacAAAGTATTCTATAAACATATAGTATGATATTCTTCATATTAAATCAAAAATTCTAAAAGGgcttattataatcatttaaaaaatcttttatacaaatgtgtatatttataagaattcataattaaaaaaaaaaaaaaaaaaaaacacacttataaaaacaaatttccatatataaaattatattgGAAATATAAACGTAATGAATTAAacatttaattatattcatataaaaaaaatatatacaatacatatatatataatagacaaaataaaaatattacttctaatacatataagaataacaatattaaattaattaaataaatatgtttatatgcataatcataatgaaatataccaaagaaaaaaaaaaaaaaatatattattaaatataatattataaaattatatatataatatgaataaaataaattaagtatatttttattattttgcaaaaaaacatataaaataatttttttaatatataataatacatacggttttaaaaaaaacttaATTCAATTTTACATTTAGTACATAAATTATACACAAAATttaactatatatatatatatattataaaagcATAATGtgaaattattattttccatttattattattaatttttctaCGTTGTATATTAATCACACTTTTCATTATCTCCTACATAATATTCtcttaaaataatataaaatttcagtcttcaaaaaaaatatttttctcattATTATACTCTATTGTTTTTATCAGTAGGACGTGTTTCCATGTTATTCCTATTTTGATTATCTTcgtttttattaatattccTGTTTccttcttcttttatatttttttgttttaagcattttccattttcttttttttcttgtttcTCACGCTCCTCActttctttcttttcttGTTTCTCACGCTCCTCcttttctttcttttcttGTTTCTCGCGCTCCtcactttttttttcttcttgtTTATCACGCTTCTCCTTTTCTTTCCTTTCTTGTTTAGCACGTTTTTCCctttctttcttttcttGTTTTTCACGTTGTTCCctttctttcttttcttGTTTAGCACGCTTTTCCCTTTCTTTCCTTTCCTCTCTTTCACGTTTTTgtctttctttcttttcttGTTTTTCACGCTGTTTCCtttctcttttttcttgtttttctctttccttttttaattgtttTTCCCTTCTTTCCCTTTCTTTCCTTTCCTCTTTTTCACGTTTTTGTCTTTCCCTTTTTAATTGTTTTTCCCTTTGTTCGCGTTCTTTTTTTTCGCGTTTTTCTCTTTCTTtcctttcttttttttcttgcttttctctttctttcctttcttttttttcgCGTTCTTCTCTTTCCTTCctttctttcttttcaCGTTCTTCTCTTTCCttcttttctttcttttcaCGTTCTTCTCTTTCCTTCCTTTCTTGTTTCTCCCTTTCTTTCCtttctttattttcctGTTTTTCCCTTTCGTTTCTTTCACGTTTTTCCCTTTTCTTCCTTTCGTTCCTTTCACGTTCTTCCCGTTTCTTCCTTTCTTTCCTTTCACGTTGTTCTCTTTCCTCCATTTCTTTTCTTTCCATTTTCTGACGTTCGTTTTGATCATCTTTTTCTCTATCTTGGTTTTGtatttcttcatatttatcTAAAGGTGTCATTAAATTCATATGATACTCGTAAGTTTTATTCATTCCGTTTTGTCCCATATATTccaatattatatttttctttttatcaCTTTCTCTTTCTATATCTTCATTGTAATTACTATTACAATCCGTCCTACAAAGACTTCCCACAAATTGATCATCATCTGGATTTTTCTCGcataatattcttatatatgaatcatatttatgaaaacttaaattaatattctcattaggtatatataaatactacaaaaataaaataaagcaaatatttaaaatatatatatatgtttttttttttttcttatgaGTGCATTACtaaaattaaaatacatatttattcaaaaataatttttttttttttttttttttttttgttacgtatatatattaccaATGACACGACAGATAATATCCCAAGAATAGCtagtaaaaaataaattttttcgATTAATATATTCCTACAATTTTTCATTGTATTCCTTTTACAACTACCATGAAGAGAATTTTTATAgatatttctttttattccactcttattatttaaaatgtttctaatatgaattaaatttaattcaCTTAAAAgttgtatatttaatttcctattttttataaaatatttgcttttccttaatattatataaatatatatatatatatatatatatatttatataatatttttgtatatcaTAGCAtacttttataaataattataaaagataataataagtattaaaatacatatacaataaaacaatgattattattttcataaaaaataaaatataataatacaataataaaattttatatattataataataatacaaatatattagaaaaaataaaatgacatcaaaaaaaaaatttactataaaatttatatatataaattatatgtgtattattttatttcacAAATCATTaggaaaaatatagaatTTTCCATCATTGATCATATTGTTTATTTCACAataaattcatatttttttattaaaaatatatttaaaaaattataatatatatgtatatcacatatcttttatgtttcggaaaattaaaaaaaaaaaaaaattaaaaaaagagaatAAATGCtacatattaattataCTATATtagaacaaaaaaaattaaaataatgaCAAGAATActaaataaatttattaaaatacTTATTCAactttttaattattatgataaaagtcaaaaaatacacaaataaattaattaaaaaaaacaataataataattattataataaaataaactAATAAGGAAATAAAGAACTAATGAAATGATCTTCATATTATCAAGTATAGAGAATAAAATACTATAATCAGAAAAGAAAAGCATATATTTCACATGAGTATATGAAATTTACATAtctataaatttttttttaaaaatatatatattcatataaatgttttcttttctttttctttaaattttaaataacaTTTTCTAAAACACTCTTTTTcttaagaaaaaaaaaataataataaatataaaacacATAAATGtagtatatatacatattatatatatatacatattatatatatataaaattatatatataaatttacaAGCGTATGAAAAATTTCCAGATCAATTTTATACATAACTtcttatttaaaatatatttttttttttatttacatctattaaaatataatcgaattaatttatatacaaaaaatatttctatatttcatataaattaaaaaaattaattttaataataatatatatatatatatatatatatatatatttatttatatatttatttattttattaaaattatacaagacatgaatttaaataattaatatttaatttttttatttttcttaataatttaaaaaaaaaaacaaaaaaaaaacaaaaaaaaaaaaagccATACGAACGATAAAACtctatattttattaatttggtgtacttatttttttatatttttcttaaattataattaaaataaaaaaagtaaaataatGGTTCCAATAATTTAAATACTTAAGCAAATGAGgtaaattaaaaaaggatacatttctatttttataatattcatattatatatataaatatttatgtattcattatgtttatataaatattttttgcttcttaattttgtttatttccatttaaaaaaaatagagctttattaatttatttcgttatcaatatttataataaattctattgctttttttttttctttttcttttctactttatataaaaaaaaaaataataataataatttgttataataatataaatatattcggaattatttaattgtTATTTACCACTTTAATATAATGcatatatacaaattatataaaattaaaaaaaaaaaaaaaaaaaacacgATACATTTTGAAATTAAACTATAAaacttaatatatacagatgtatatacatttatatgtattatatatatttctatagGTATAACCAGAtgctttatttttattaattatataatcatattcATGTAAATGCTTCCTTATTTTTCAAGCCTTGATATTTCCAACAATTCgataattaataaataattaaaagaatatttattaccttattaaatataatataattatatatatatatatatatatatatatatatatatgtcatcatctataatatatatttcattacggaaaaaatattgattCTCCTATTTCtcataaattattaaatcaATTAAATAGgataaagaaatataaaatttcacttgatgaaataaaacaaaattgctataaaaaagaaaaaaaaaaaaaaaaaacataaaagaATTTCATAAATAGGAAAATTCTTTAAAACTAATATGActacattatattataatacagATATTATAACCTTAATAGTAACCaaaatatcatatttttgaCAAGTTGCCCTCCTTGTCATAATGCCTACACAACAACAGGtattcttataatataaaatggcatcatatatatatatatatatatatgcataaaTTGATAAAACTTGTAGAAAACATTTCCTTACTATAAATACAGTTTATGTATTTATCAACACCATATTAATACAATATATgcttaataataatttccatatttttatagatatataacaattttatacatatcacaaatatatatatatatatatatatatatatatatatatatatatcatgaaataagaatttattttaattcgtaaaatgaaaaaacaTATAACTCTTAACAAAATTCAGATCAAAttcaagaaaaaaaattattacatatgctattattttattttagtaaaattttatgatttgaaattttttattttcaggttataaaaaaaaaaaaaaaattaaaaaacaaaaaaaaattaaaataaaaaaaaaaataaacaaaattatagagataaaaataaagatagaacaatgaaatataaatattaatatatatatatatatatatatatatatgtgtatttgTGCCcaatttttatgtatacatataataaataaaaaattttattatatatatatatatatatatatatatatatatttatttatttatttatttattccaacatattttattaattatattcttcatttaCTATATTATTGAAAAGTGCTTACATACTTCACgacatatattattttcaattGGTTCTCCTTTCGATTTAGTTAATTTGAAATATTCTTGTTCCttcttaaaaatataaacaaacaTATTTCTCTGCGTTAATATATTGGCTATTAACATATCTGCATGTTCTAGTCGTTCATTTGATTTTTTAATAAGTACATTGTCCTGATCTTctaatttaaatatacaatGCTTTAAAAACGggaaatatttatatgtaattttataaaactTAGGAGTTAAATACATTTCAATTTGAAAAGGACAATTGTTACTATCTATCTTAAAATCAAGTAAATCATCAAAAggaatataaaaatcaCTAGCTGCTGCACATAATATCATTAAATGTgaaggaaataaaaattcatttgatttattatcaCCAACATTTGGtacattttcattaatttCCCCATTTATATGTACAGAATTACAAAaagtaatattatttattttttcatacatatacatatttttattattatttttatgattgacattatattttaaatgcTTCATATCATTAAGAATGTAATCCTGGCTCTTCATTTTCATACAAccattaatattatttataaaaaattttgcTCTTACAACAATATCTTTTATACTTTCGTCTGATAATCTAATTTGACCTTTTTTAAtcatatcatataaaatatcaaatatatatttaaaaaaatgtgatAAATCATAACAtccattattattattattattattattattattattattgtatttttCTAAACGTAGattttcaaataaaatcaatttttgtaataattcATAAAAACGTCCTTCCTCATTATATTTACcatatattacattattattagacGAAAATAAATGAACTATATCTtctaaaatatttttagCATATACATCAACTACCAatgtataattaaaatCCTTATTAAgattaaaatatttctcatatcttttcttcatattatcatttaataattttccaatttctaataaataataaccATAATCAAATATAGTATCAAAAGCTACTATAAAAAGGTTCTCCTTATATTTctgataattttttatattatttattaggtttaatttttcatcCTCCTTCAAAttaaatgtaataatattattatctacaagatttaaattattaaaatttgCTACACCCTTTAAATGATATTCAAATGGTAAATGAGATCCTCTTCGGTGTAAAAAAATCActttcttatttttttttaaaaaatattcacaCATAAGTGCTCCTCTCCTTCCTGTAGAAAAATTATcaatatttcttatatcAACCTTTTCAAGAGGAACTTTAGTACCTCCGgatgttataaatattatattctcATCATCATTTGGAAGGAAATTCTCCTCTAatgtttttaatatttcatctatatttttaggTCTCAATTTACTATTGAAAAATTTTGAATActtcaaaaaataatcattatctattacattacatatattatcattattttcattttgtttccgtagttcatcttttttattatctacattattttttggaTCATAACGTAAAGctattttaaaataatcctcatcatttttgtataatacACCACTAGGTTctatatgtaataaattatGCTTCTTTTGCTTATTATAatgtttatttaataaatcagatgaatatatattattcacaacatttctattatatactttttctatattattaataatagtTTCCTTCTTATTTCTTCCAAAATTATCCATAGATAATAACTTATATgattcattattaatattagaTATGCCCTCTTTATAATTATGGATAAATAAAGTCTCTTTattagataataataaagatttCTCTTTTTTACTTACAATAACATTAtctatttcttttatagAGGCATTTGATAAATTTCCATCAAAATCTTCTATATTTTCAAAACATTCAATacatttcatattttattactacccctttaaaattattactattatttattaatctatttttatttatttaattcaaCAAAAATCTTcatttaattaaataaatataaatataaataaataaatatatatatatatatggttcatatataataaatatcatCTTTTCTCacaacaaatatatataaatttttattcataaattatacataaacatatatataaatgtattattaacTATGACATGAaacaaaattttaatatatatataattaatcTATTTACGCACATCAACAAAAGCAcatgttatattattctaatagactaataaatatataaagtataaaaaataattagTCTACATAAATTCTCTAAATAAACTTATTATTTTCGATATTGTTAtcaaaagaatatataatcaaataaataaacaaataaataaataaatatacatatatatatatatatatatatatatatatattcaaagTAACAATTCTTTTATAACTAGTGTCTATCCACATATGTTTAAGacataaataattcaaaatGTTTCATAGcttcttttctttttttttttttctcacACAAAaggtatattattaattatttgCAACACATACTACAGATACAAAcaacataaatatataaataaaaaatatatatatttcttcttcataATACCATAACAAGTgtacataaataattattgtATAAAAANNNNNNNNNNNNNNNNNNNNNNNNNNNNNNNNNNNNNNNNNNNNNNNNNNNNNNNNNNNNNNNNNNNNNNNNNNNNNNNNNNNNNNNNNNNNNNNNNNNNNNNNNNNNNNNNNNNNNNNNNNNNNNNNNNNNNNNNNNNNNNNNNNNNNNNNNNNNNNNNNNNNNNNNNNNNNNNNNNNNNNNNNNNNNNNNNNNNNNNNNNNNNNNNNNNNNNNNNNNNNNNNNNNNNNNNNNNNNNNNNNNNNNNNNNNNNNNNNNNNNNNNNNNNNNNNNNNNNNNNNNNNNNNNNNNNNNNNNNNNNNNNNNNNNNNNNNNNNNNNNNNNNNNNNNNNNNNNNNNNNNNNNNNNNNNNNNNNNNNNNNNNNNNNNNNNNNNNNNNNNNNNNNNNNNNNNNNNNNNNttttttttgaataataCAATGTACCAATTTAtagtaatataataaaaacacacttaaggataataataaaaatttatcCAAATATATTGATTACACTTGTAACacatgtaaatatataaattcttttaaatcaacaatattttcttatatataaattatttgttctatattatatatccatatataaatatatataataataaaaatgaaataagtttaaaagaattaaatctgtaaattaattatcaaaaatataaaataggatatataaaaaacaaacaaaaaaaaaaaaaaaaaataaaataaaataataaaaaaattcatatattaataacatGACATTTAACTAATAAATGTACTGTTTTTAATCTAATTT of the Plasmodium reichenowi strain SY57 chromosome 11, whole genome shotgun sequence genome contains:
- a CDS encoding putative exported protein (Plasmodium exported protein, unknown function); the protein is MEFLTNHSKIIRKSIFLFTIEMMAIFLLALFLLNQNSQNPSKHQTTESLVKSDYKYNRILSQESYEELDEPTTRYLDQLIRSGNKKTSDKKKLNHKKEKNDDKNNVDNKNNDDKNNVDNKNNDDKNNVDNKNNDDKNNVDNKNNDDKNNVDNKNNDDKNNVDNKNNVDNKNNVDNKNNVDNKNNKSKSNKNNKSKSKKNNNKK
- a CDS encoding putative exported protein (Plasmodium exported protein, unknown function): MKNCRNILIEKIYFLLAILGILSVVSLYLYIPNENINLSFHKYDSYIRILCEKNPDDDQFVGSLCRTDCNSNYNEDIERESDKKKNIILEYMGQNGMNKTYEYHMNLMTPLDKYEEIQNQDREKDDQNERQKMERKEMEEREQRERKERKKREERERNERKKREKRERNEREKQENKERKEREKQERKEREEREKKEKKEREEREKKERKEREEREKKERKEREKQEKKERKEREKREKKEREQREKQLKRERQKREKEERKERERREKQLKKEREKQEKRERKQREKQEKKERQKREREERKEREKRAKQEKKEREQREKQEKKEREKRAKQERKEKEKRDKQEEKKSEEREKQEKKEKEEREKQEKKESEEREKQEKKENGKCLKQKNIKEEGNRNINKNEDNQNRNNMETRPTDKNNRV
- a CDS encoding flavoprotein, putative; translation: MKCIECFENIEDFDGNLSNASIKEIDNVIVSKKEKSLLLSNKETLFIHNYKEGISNINNESYKLLSMDNFGRNKKETIINNIEKVYNRNVVNNIYSSDLLNKHYNKQKKHNLLHIEPSGVLYKNDEDYFKIALRYDPKNNVDNKKDELRKQNENNDNICNVIDNDYFLKYSKFFNSKLRPKNIDEILKTLEENFLPNDDENIIFITSGGTKVPLEKVDIRNIDNFSTGRRGALMCEYFLKKNKKVIFLHRRGSHLPFEYHLKGVANFNNLNLVDNNIITFNLKEDEKLNLINNIKNYQKYKENLFIVAFDTIFDYGYYLLEIGKLLNDNMKKRYEKYFNLNKDFNYTLVVDVYAKNILEDIVHLFSSNNNVIYGKYNEEGRFYELLQKLILFENLRLEKYNNNNNNNNNNNNGCYDLSHFFKYIFDILYDMIKKGQIRLSDESIKDIVVRAKFFINNINGCMKMKSQDYILNDMKHLKYNVNHKNNNKNMYMYEKINNITFCNSVHINGEINENVPNVGDNKSNEFLFPSHLMILCAAASDFYIPFDDLLDFKIDSNNCPFQIEMYLTPKFYKITYKYFPFLKHCIFKLEDQDNVLIKKSNERLEHADMLIANILTQRNMFVYIFKKEQEYFKLTKSKGEPIENNICREVCKHFSII
- a CDS encoding DnaJ protein, putative, which translates into the protein MLYFNLSNMNMSKKSLNKNNVNYKFEFINLFDKNGKNKRKITSSKFCKFLILTTLGMLYILLLKVDICTIKNCTSKNFTHKKRRLYENEFFNNYNDEFSNENYNKVPEKYFHCIKTAKFIDDDSSDVLVKEHDINIKELENYNLFESDEINSNSNYKERETLNEIDEISPGVIRNIKDEGYNIDDNSYSLNFNLDYYVDRTYYDILNVNVDASLNEIKNNYYNLALEYFLDRNTNDLKRKMEFEKISEAYQILSDKEKREKYHKEGLDVTEDMFIMDPSILFMLNYSLDQLFPYIGKYDITTIINFVTDQFTRGNIFETLIGKSSLEKYGDLIKKMDEKEEERKNKLVLFLKDRLQEYVDVDEDTWIVKMENEIMGLLESKFSSYIIESVGWVYENVARAFIGKEGKVFSMDEKKARKQAKHREQMNRKEAMIWSFRTVSSIGYILSGEPKNHLMIHGVTCNMYNYNEMNNFYNYDDKLVCHYPNGYSINKMFHRIIHTFVKTMTVYFLDIIESIVRVAAETVLYDEREDIKIRLKRARGMKKLGILMQKVARIRSEEFGEDKVDF